A single region of the Oncorhynchus keta strain PuntledgeMale-10-30-2019 chromosome 4, Oket_V2, whole genome shotgun sequence genome encodes:
- the zgc:162144 gene encoding RD3 domain-containing protein: MFPWSAVFSLEPKVPGQRTAEELVTNTLMLELGAMVKRTERIRLERVTKEGRRRRSSSSADYSWLATAPTHQPYELTPRDLIELQDLCARVPPSQCGPVIVRFRNLVTEIEPEVHEVARLFRTVLRDCVEGEEENEEMRMRSAGWDKQRSKSLSFVTFRSKFRPAPFRGGGLGGSRGNLQEESSWYEEDEVEQQEGAANVARAARKGRSMSMPDITPIEQSALG; this comes from the exons ATGTTCCCCTGGTCAGCAGTGTTTTCTCTGGAGCCGAAAGTGCCTGGACAGCGTACGGCAGAAGAACTAGTCACCAACACCCTGATGCTGGAGCTGGGTGCCATGGTGAAGCGCACCGAACGTATCCGCCTGGAAAGGGTGACAAAAGAGGGCCGGCGCCGGCGCAGCTCTTCCTCCGCTGACTACAGCTGGCTGGCCACTGCCCCCACCCACCAACCCTATGAGCTGACCCCCCGAGACCTGATAGAACTGCAGGACCTGTGTGCCAGGGTGCCACCGTCTCAGTGTGGCCCTGTCATTGTTAG GTTCAGGAATCTGGTGACGGAGATTGAGCCGGAGGTTCATGAGGTGGCTCGTCTGTTCCGCACGGTTCTACGTGACTGTgttgagggagaagaggagaacgaGGAGATGAGGATGAGGTCAGCCGGCTGGGACAAACAACGCAGCAAGAGCCTCTCCTTTGTAACCTTCCGCTCCAAGTTCCGCCCCGCTCCCTTCAGGGGTGGGGGCCTGGGCGGGTCACGAGGCAACCTGCAGGAGGAGTCGAGCTGGTACGAGGAAGACGAGGTGGAGCAGCAGGAGGGAGCAGCAAACGTGGCGAGAGCGGCCAGGAAGGGGAGGAGCATGAGCATGCCTGATATCACCCCCATCGAACAGAGTGCACTTggctga
- the stx5a gene encoding syntaxin-5a: MTCRDRTNEFQSACKSLQSRQNGVQHTKPALSALKQRSDFTLMAKRIGKDLSNTFAKLEKLTILAKRRSLFDDKAVEIEELTYIIKQDINSLNKQIAQLQDLIRSRGAPSGRHIQTHSNTIVISLQSKLASMSNDFKSVLEVRTENLKQQKNRREQFSQRHVSSPLHANNFKSSVLMQDESRSMGAEVAINMDNQSNPLQLQLIDEQDSYIQSRADTMQNIESTIVELGSIFQQLAHMLKEQEETVQRIDANVEDTQLNVDMAHTEILKYFQSVSSNRWLMVKIFLVLIVFFIVFVVFLA, encoded by the exons ATGACGTGCAGGGATCGAACCAACGAGTTCCAGTCCGCCTGCAAATCCCTACAGAGCCGACAG aatgGTGTTCAGCACACCAAGCCAGCCCTCAGTGCTCTCAAGCAACGCAGTGACTTCACCCTCATGGCCAA GAGAATAGGAAAGGACTTGagtaatacatttgctaaactAGAGAAACTCACTATAT TGGCTAAAAGAAGATCTCTATTTGATGACAAGGCAGTGGAGATTGAAGAGTTAACCTACATCATCAAGCAG GACATTAACAGCCTGAACAAGCAGATTGCCCAGCTGCAGGATCTGATTCGTTCACGCGGAGCTCCCAGCGGAAGACACATCCAGACCCATTCCAACACCATTGTCATCTCCCTGCAG TCCAAACTGGCCTCTATGTCCAATGACTTCAAGTCAGTTCTAGAAGTAAGAACGGAG AACCTGAAGCAgcagaagaacaggagagaacagttCTCTCAGCGTcacgtctcttctcctctccacgcCAACAACTTCA agAGTTCAGTGTTGATGCAGGATGAGTCCAGGAGTATGGGGGCTGAGGTGGCCATCAACATGGACAACCAGTCTAACCCTCTACAGCTCCAGCTCATTGATGAGCAG GACTCATACATCCAGAGCCGTGCAGACACCATGCAGAACATTGAGAGCACCATCGTAGAGCTGGGCTCTATCTTTCAGCAGCTGGCTCACATGctgaaggagcaggaggagacagtacagag GATTGATGCTAACGTGGAGGACACTCAGCTCAACGTGGACATGGCTCACACGGAGATCCTCAAGTACTTCCAGTCTGTGTCCTCCAACCGCTGGCTCATGGTCAAGATCTTCCTCGTCCTCATCGTGTTCTTCATCGTCTTTGTGGTCTTCCTCGCCTGA